In Methanobrevibacter oralis, the genomic stretch TTTTTCATCGGGAGTATATGGAATTCCAACACCTCCACCAAAATCAACAAATTCAAAATCAATTCCAGCTTCTTGATGAACCTTTCCTGCAATATCCATTGTGGATTCAATAGCTAATTTAAATGGTTCAGGATCTAATATTCCAGATCCAATATGAGAATGCATACCAACAGGAGTAAAACCTAATTTTTTAGCTAATGAATATACTTCAACAGCTTCTAAGCCCATTATTCCAAATTTGCTCATCACTCCTCCAGTAATACAATGGTCGTGATGTCCAGCACCAACCATTGGATTTACTCTAAATGAAATTTTTAAACCTTCAGGATCAACTATTTTAGCTAATCTTTTAAGTGCTGAAACAGAATCAATATTTAATACTGCACCTTCATCATGCACAAATTTCAATTCATCATTAGTTATATTATTACCTGTGAATAATATCCTATCCCCTGAAAAACCTAACATTTTTGAAATATGCACTTCTCCAGGTGAAACTGCATCAATACAACAACCTTCGCTTTCTAAAATTTTCATAACAGCAAGATTAGTATTAGCTTTACATGCATAAAATACTTTAAAATCTGGATAATATTTTGAAAAAGCATTATAAAATCTATTATAATTATCTCTTATCCTATTTTCATCAATTACATAAGTTGGAGTTCCAAACTCCTCCACAATATCGCATGCATCTGCTCCACCAATATCTAAGTGATTTTTATCATTAACTTTAATATTTAAATCCATATTTATGCTCCTAAAAGTTACATTATATTTTTAATTTTAATCGTGATTGTATTTATAATTAGTGAAGAAGCTACTCTCGGGACTGTCAATTTGTTAGGTCTTGATTTCGGTTTTCGATCCAACCATCTTTTCTTGACATTATATAAGCAAATAGGCCTTCTGGAGTTCTATAAATTTTTTTTGTGTTTATCTAGTGTATTTCCTAAATAATTTTCTAGTTTATTATTAGTTCTTTCTAGTTTTTCTTTAAATGGATTTTCTAAGAATTTTAGAAATTTTCTATATTCTGGGAAAAGGTTTTTATTTAAATATTTGGCTAAAGGTTTGGGAAATCCTTTTAGTTCATTTTTTAATAAGTCAATATAACGAATTGCTTTGTTGAAATTTTGTTGGTTAAATAATTCGTGAAATAATTCGAGATATTCTTTTATTTCTTGTTTTAAGTCTTCTTTTTTGTCTTTATTTATTTTTTTAATTTTGTAATCTGAGAGTTCAGGATGTTTTCTTTTTAATTCTTGCTTGTAATTTTTTATTGTTTTATTAATTTCAGATTGCATGGATTCTAAAATATTTTTATATAAATGAAATATGCAATGTTGGTGAGCAAATCCTAATTCATTTCATTATTTTCATCATATCCTTGTTTTGAATCATGTTACTATCTGCTTTACGGTATTTTAATGGAATGCTTTTGTTAATAAAATTTTTAACGATTCTATTTGATTCATTATATGATATTTGATATGCTACAGGCATGTTTTTTATTGTATCAAATATATCAAGCCTATACCACCATTTGCCCTTTAGCATAACCCATTGTGCGTCATAGCCAAAATATCCATGAGAGTTATGATTCCTCATCACACCAGTATAGTGAATCACTACAAAATATGTAATTTTTCTAATGGATTCATAAAGATGATTATTTAATGATATATAATTCCTTAAAATCATTTTTAAGATTTCTTAAGGATTTCCAACCATGTTGGAGTAATCTTTTTGCTTTATTTTTAATATTATTTGAAAAATTGCAGTATTTATTATAATATTTAGAGAATTCTGATTGACATTTTCTTTTACAATCATTGCATTCATATCTTTTAATTTTTACCTTAACAGCTAAACCAGATTCTAAGTACAAAATTCTCCAATTAAAATCTTTTTTAATAAACTTTTTTAGAACCACAATGTTTACAATAAGGATAACGTTCTTCGATTTCACCATTTTTATTAACAAAATAATTATAATCCAATATTGATTCAATAGGATAGAATTAATATGAATATAAACATTTTTCAACAAAGCTTTTTCCATCTAAAAATCCTTTTCGAATAGGATTTTTAAAATCACCGATAAATATATATTGCTCGCCATCCAATCTAAGATATGGAAGGCACTTAATTTCAGTTTTCATATATAATTATTTGTCTTCCAACCTATATAAACTTATATGTACCTTATTTCAATTATAACAAAAAATTAACATTTGAAATTTAATTTAAGTAACAATAAGTTATTTAAAGAATAAATAAAAGGAAAAAGGGGACTAAAAATATTTAATAAAATTCAAAAAAATAAAAATTTGAAATAAAAAACACAAATAGTATTTAAAACTTTCGTAAAAATCAAAAAGAAGACCAAATAGACAGAATTGAAAAATTAAACACTATTTATATACAAAAGACCTAACAAATTGACAGTCCCACATTATTTAATTTATTAAATTCTTCTATATTATCTTGGATATATCCGCTTTCAGATTCAAGATTGCCTAGTAAAATTGTTGAAATGACAATGTATTTATCTCCTTTATATTCAACAAGTTCTAAAAGACCTCCCATATTATTTTCATCATCTGCGAAAGCATAATAATTATCTTCATAGTATTCACATACATATTGATCATGATTTGTTAGGAAAAGTGCTTTTGAAACATCATCATATTCATAAACAATCATACCCTGACCCATATCATTAATATAAACATCACCATCATCAGTTTTCTCAAATGTATTCGGATACTTGAAATCATGCACATTTGCAGATGTTACAAAGCCCATTGTAAAAATTAATAAAATTAAGACAAATTCTATTTTGTTTAAAATTTTCATATATTTTCTCCTTAATTTAGATTCCATAATATCTATTTAAAAGATACGCATCATCTCTTTCTTTAATTTCTTTACAAGCATCAGTATATG encodes the following:
- the lysA gene encoding diaminopimelate decarboxylase, producing the protein MDLNIKVNDKNHLDIGGADACDIVEEFGTPTYVIDENRIRDNYNRFYNAFSKYYPDFKVFYACKANTNLAVMKILESEGCCIDAVSPGEVHISKMLGFSGDRILFTGNNITNDELKFVHDEGAVLNIDSVSALKRLAKIVDPEGLKISFRVNPMVGAGHHDHCITGGVMSKFGIMGLEAVEVYSLAKKLGFTPVGMHSHIGSGILDPEPFKLAIESTMDIAGKVHQEAGIDFEFVDFGGGVGIPYTPDEKLLDLDKFAEINIALFKEKLEEFDMATPTMYLEPGRYLVGDASVLLVSVNSVKESYRKFIGVDAGFHTLLRPAMYDSYHHIVVANRMDAPITQKVDIAGNVCESGDLFARDRLMPDVEENDVLAILNAGAYGFTMSSNYNSRPLASEVLITDGEANLVRERERFEDLYDKQIIPSHLK